The Macaca thibetana thibetana isolate TM-01 chromosome 11, ASM2454274v1, whole genome shotgun sequence genome window below encodes:
- the MYL6B gene encoding myosin light chain 6B — protein sequence MPPKKDVPVKKPAGPSISKPAAKPAAAAGAPPAKSKAEPAVPQAPQKTQEPPIDLSKVVIEFNKDQLEEFKEAFELFDRVGDGKILYSQCGDVMRALGQNPTNAEVLKVLGNPKSDELKSRRVDFETFLPMLQAVAKNRDQGTYEDYLEGLRVFDKEGDGKVMGAELRHVLTTLGEKMTEEEVETVLAGHEDSNGCINYEAFLKHILSV from the exons ATGCCTCCCAAGAAGGATGTTCCCGTGAAGAAACCAGCAGGGCCCTCCATCTCCAAACCTGCTGCtaagccagcagcagcagcaggggctCCTCCAGCCAAGAGCAAAGCTGAGCCAGCTGTCCCCCAGGCCCCTCAGAAAACCCAGGAGCCTCCAATCGATCTCTCCAAAGTGGTG ATCGAGTTTAACAAGGACCAGCTGGAGG aGTTCAAGGAGGCCTTCGAGCTGTTTGACCGAGTGGGGGATGGCAAGATCCTGTACAGCCAGTGTGGGGACGTGATGAGGGCCCTGGGCCAGAACCCCACCAACGCCGAGGTGCTCAAGGTCCTGGGGAACCCCAAGAGTGATG AGCTGAAGTCCCGGCGTGTGGACTTTGAAACTTTCCTGCCCATGCTCCAGGCAGTGGCCAAGAACCGGGACCAAGGCACATATGAGGACTACTTGGAGGGGCTTCGTGTGTTTGACAAGGAGGGGGACGGCAAAGTCATGGGAGCAGAGCTCAGACATGTTCTCACCACCCTCG GAGAGAAGATGActgaggaggaggtggagactgTTCTGGCAGGACATGAGGACAGCAACGGCTGCATCAACTACGAGG CCTTCTTGAAACACATCCTAAGCGTCTGA
- the MYL6 gene encoding LOW QUALITY PROTEIN: myosin light polypeptide 6 (The sequence of the model RefSeq protein was modified relative to this genomic sequence to represent the inferred CDS: inserted 1 base in 1 codon; deleted 2 bases in 1 codon) gives MVGPRSWEMGRIGGERWEETGGGRGEGRGRRQREPEDPKGWRWGWKAWGYPAGKRVCSLKQEXCGAGIETRGIGVQMLTTSLFSEQCDFTEDQTAEFKEAFQLFDRTGDGKILYSQCGDVMRALGQNPTNAEVLKVLGNPKSDEMNVKVLDFEHFLPMLQTVAKNKDQGTYEDYVEGLRVFDKEGNGTVMGAEIRHVLVTLGEKMTEEEVEMLVAGHEDSNGCINYEELVRMVLNG, from the exons ATGGTGGGGCCCAGGTCCTGGGAGATGGGCAGGATTGGGGGCGAGAGGTGGGAAGAGACGGGTGGGGGGCGAGGAGAAGGCAGGGGTAGGAGGCAAAGGGAACCTGAGGACCCGAAAGGTTGGAGGTGGGGTTGGAAAGCCTGGGGC TATCCTGCGGGGAAGCGAGTCTGCAGCCTGAAACAGG TTTGTGGGGCTGGGATAGAAACTCGGGGGATTGGCGTTCAGATGCTGACCACTTCCCTCTTCTCTGAGCAGTGTGACTTCACCGAAGACCAGACCGCAG AGTTCAAGGAGGCCTTCCAGCTGTTTGACCGAACAGGTGATGGCAAGATCCTGTACAGCCAGTGTGGGGACGTGATGAGGGCCCTGGGCCAGAACCCTACCAACGCCGAGGTGCTCAAGGTCCTGGGGAACCCCAAGAGTGATG AGATGAACGTGAAGGTGCTGGACTTTGAGCACTTTCTGCCCATGCTGCAGACAGTGGCCAAGAACAAGGACCAGGGCACCTATGAGGATTATGTCGAAGGACTTCGGGTGTTTGACAAGGAAGGAAATGGCACTGTCATGGGTGCTGAAATCCGGCATGTTCTTGTCACACTGG GTGAGAAGATGACAGAGGAAGAAGTAGAGATGCTGGTGGCAGGGCACGAGGACAGCAATGGTTGTATCAACTATGAAG AGCTCGTCCGCATGGTGCTGAATGGCTGA